One part of the uncultured Bacteroides sp. genome encodes these proteins:
- a CDS encoding TonB-dependent receptor produces MAGNSSGTNLLSPYSVNKQQTKKITGVIVDAKGTPIIGASVKVKGTQTGTITDLDGKFELSIDPSSKTLEVTFIGMKKEEVAIGNNTKFTITLSEESIGLDEVVVVGYGTQKKATVTGSVSQVGGDELKKVASINLSGALAGKTAGIISNVRSGEPGEDGASILIRGKGTTGSNAPLIVVDGVADRSFSRLNPEDIETISVLKDASAAIYGARAANGVILVTTKRGKEGKVKINYNGNVGFTQPTRVPDMLNAFQYATYINEYDRGHDMYETYSKDVLEKLQDGSDPVNYPSTNWWKAVSKDWATKTQHSLSVTGGNENVSFYTSVQYLWQDAIYKESTQNYSQYQFTTNVDAKVGKRAKFSFDILGRQEVRNRGVFDTEYLFGKFLSTSPMAAAYYPNGLPRSGYDGITNNAAIMVTDKPGTNKQKYNILTLKPTFRLDLDPITKGLYVEGYAALDFSFRTGKSLNTPYDVYLYNNSTGEYENQRAGTGAISVNSWADNSNKITLNGRLGYSRTFNEAHKIDAFVAYEQSKYNFSSVSAYRTNYISAAIPEIFAGSGVPKDKDNGGYSDASARRNVFGRINYSYNNKYLAEFTLRVDGSQNFAKGHRWGTFPGVSAGWVISEENFFEGIKPVVSFLKLKGSWGLMGNDAVPAYQFLTEYGLGNGTTFGTENAVNKSTYMVRTANPLITWEKAQTYNIGISTQYLDGKFGLDIDYFKSMRHDILISRNASVPSYTGLTLPQENLGKVNNQGIEFVANYQDKAGDFKWGVSGNFTYAKNKVVYVDEAKTTPAWQKTEGHPIDGFELYEATGIYQTQEQIDNTPHIADTKPGNLIYKDKNGDNNITWDDAYRVNQSSTPQIMYGFTLNGSWKGFDLNVFFQGQALAKQIIQPSMNMVTDFYNGRWIDTNTAEQNAKARWPRAFIKQTYGDAFNGQASTWWMRDASFLRLKSLELGYTLPKKVTKLLSIENMRIYANGNNLFSIDNIKICDPEVPDNVAGTNFYPQQRIVTVGVNVTF; encoded by the coding sequence ATGGCCGGAAACAGTTCCGGAACCAATTTATTAAGTCCCTATTCAGTTAACAAACAGCAGACAAAGAAAATAACAGGAGTTATTGTCGATGCAAAGGGGACACCTATTATTGGAGCCTCTGTTAAAGTAAAAGGAACACAAACAGGAACAATAACCGATTTGGATGGAAAATTTGAGTTATCAATAGATCCTTCAAGCAAAACACTCGAAGTTACTTTCATCGGTATGAAAAAAGAAGAGGTTGCTATTGGAAATAATACGAAATTTACAATAACATTGTCTGAAGAAAGTATCGGACTGGATGAAGTTGTGGTAGTAGGTTATGGTACCCAGAAAAAAGCAACAGTAACAGGTTCTGTATCTCAAGTGGGAGGTGACGAACTGAAAAAGGTTGCTTCAATAAACTTAAGTGGTGCTTTAGCAGGAAAAACAGCCGGTATTATTTCAAACGTTCGTTCTGGTGAACCGGGTGAAGATGGTGCCAGCATTTTAATTCGTGGTAAAGGAACTACAGGAAGCAATGCTCCGCTGATTGTGGTCGATGGTGTGGCCGATCGTAGTTTCAGTCGTTTAAATCCGGAAGATATTGAAACTATTTCTGTATTGAAGGATGCTTCTGCTGCTATTTACGGTGCCCGTGCAGCAAACGGTGTAATTCTTGTTACTACCAAACGTGGTAAAGAAGGAAAAGTGAAGATTAATTATAATGGTAATGTAGGTTTCACCCAACCAACCCGCGTTCCTGACATGTTAAATGCTTTCCAATATGCTACATATATAAACGAATATGACAGAGGACATGATATGTACGAAACATATTCAAAGGATGTACTTGAGAAACTGCAGGATGGATCGGATCCTGTTAATTATCCTAGTACAAACTGGTGGAAAGCTGTTTCAAAAGATTGGGCTACCAAAACTCAGCACAGTTTATCAGTAACTGGTGGTAATGAGAATGTTTCTTTCTATACATCTGTTCAGTATTTATGGCAGGATGCTATCTATAAAGAAAGTACACAGAATTATAGCCAATATCAGTTTACTACAAATGTAGATGCCAAGGTTGGAAAAAGAGCAAAGTTTAGCTTTGATATCTTAGGACGTCAGGAAGTGAGAAACAGAGGTGTATTTGATACTGAATACTTGTTTGGTAAATTCCTGTCAACTTCTCCGATGGCTGCTGCTTATTATCCTAATGGGTTACCTAGAAGCGGTTACGATGGAATAACCAATAATGCAGCAATAATGGTAACAGATAAACCGGGTACAAACAAACAAAAATACAACATTCTTACTTTAAAGCCTACTTTCCGTCTTGATCTTGATCCGATTACTAAAGGATTATATGTGGAAGGATATGCAGCTTTGGACTTCTCTTTCAGAACTGGAAAGAGCTTAAATACTCCTTATGATGTATATTTATATAATAATTCGACAGGAGAATATGAGAACCAGCGAGCCGGTACTGGAGCTATCAGTGTAAACTCATGGGCTGATAATTCTAATAAAATTACCTTAAACGGACGTTTAGGATATAGTCGCACATTTAATGAAGCTCATAAAATTGACGCATTTGTAGCTTACGAACAAAGCAAATATAACTTTAGTTCTGTTTCTGCATACCGCACAAATTATATTTCGGCTGCTATTCCTGAAATTTTTGCTGGAAGTGGCGTGCCTAAAGACAAAGATAACGGAGGATATTCTGATGCATCGGCTCGCAGAAATGTTTTCGGACGTATCAACTACAGCTATAACAACAAATATCTGGCAGAATTCACTTTACGTGTTGATGGTTCTCAAAATTTTGCCAAAGGTCATCGTTGGGGTACATTCCCTGGTGTTTCTGCCGGTTGGGTTATTTCTGAAGAAAACTTCTTCGAGGGAATTAAGCCTGTTGTAAGTTTCTTAAAGCTAAAAGGATCATGGGGATTAATGGGTAATGATGCTGTACCAGCATACCAGTTCCTTACAGAATATGGCTTAGGAAATGGAACTACTTTCGGCACAGAAAATGCTGTTAACAAAAGCACTTATATGGTTAGAACAGCCAACCCTCTTATCACATGGGAAAAAGCTCAGACCTACAATATAGGTATCTCTACCCAGTACCTTGACGGAAAATTCGGATTAGATATTGATTACTTCAAATCTATGAGACATGACATTCTGATTTCCAGAAATGCTTCAGTGCCTTCTTACACCGGACTTACTCTACCTCAGGAAAATTTAGGTAAGGTTAATAATCAGGGTATAGAGTTTGTTGCAAATTACCAGGACAAAGCTGGCGACTTTAAATGGGGTGTAAGTGGTAACTTTACCTATGCGAAAAATAAGGTAGTATACGTGGACGAAGCAAAAACGACTCCTGCATGGCAAAAAACAGAAGGTCATCCAATTGATGGATTTGAATTATACGAAGCAACAGGTATCTATCAAACACAGGAACAAATAGACAATACTCCACATATTGCTGACACAAAACCTGGAAATCTTATCTATAAGGACAAAAATGGCGATAATAATATTACATGGGATGATGCATATCGTGTAAACCAATCAAGTACTCCTCAAATTATGTACGGTTTCACATTAAACGGTTCATGGAAGGGATTTGATCTGAATGTTTTCTTCCAGGGACAAGCATTGGCTAAGCAAATTATTCAGCCAAGTATGAACATGGTTACTGATTTTTATAATGGCAGATGGATTGACACAAATACTGCTGAACAAAATGCAAAAGCAAGATGGCCAAGAGCTTTCATAAAACAGACTTACGGTGATGCTTTCAATGGACAGGCTTCAACATGGTGGATGAGAGATGCAAGCTTCCTGAGACTTAAATCTCTGGAATTGGGTTATACTCTTCCTAAGAAAGTAACAAAATTATTAAGTATAGAAAATATGAGAATTTATGCAAACGGTAATAATCTATTCTCTATAGATAACATAAAGATCTGTGATCCTGAAGTTCCCGATAATGTGGCTGGTACCAATTTCTATCCACAACAGAGAATCGTTACTGTTGGTGTAAATGTCACTTTCTAA
- a CDS encoding RagB/SusD family nutrient uptake outer membrane protein: MKKIYICAAMMMAGIFSSCTDILDQNPLNSYTDSAIWGDLALSETFLNDQYNSVEAETQKGSRFASYTEEVYQMHKYGTESIQQGLLSPDQSNIGWDGSTWNPWSFYYKAIRNTNIFLENIGRVPAAGEENIKWKNEQIGQAYFLRGFFYCQLYSLFGEVPLIKNSFGLNDDFTKQVRAPKDDVAEYIVSQCDSAAIFLPVKYSDDSDLGRATKGAALALKARTLLYAASPLFGTPSQAKWKRASDANKAVIDLKDESGAPAYYLQDVSTSEEYANLFINSQNPEVIFEKLYNIQNEGTSNNSYLFQAPCGTGSGFNGWGNFQATQEIVDQFEMANGTPYVRGSEKENPYVNRDLRFTATIFTDGSTWGYRNDEREVECFFGAEDGVPNGKDSRRGDSWWNGTQTGYYIKKFLDRNYDTYATDAPSTPYFMFRLAEFYLNYAECQIELGNTPEAVEYINKIRRRVHMPDITADNIVAKYRHERQIELVFEGQRWFDIRRWMIIEDVYSKPVTGMIIWKHSDGSKTYELNPEPIEYRTFHAPKNYWLPIPRYELRRAPQLDPAPYQ; encoded by the coding sequence ATGAAAAAAATATATATATGCGCAGCCATGATGATGGCTGGAATCTTCAGCTCATGCACCGATATACTGGATCAGAATCCGCTCAATTCATATACTGATAGTGCTATTTGGGGCGATTTGGCTCTATCGGAAACATTCCTGAACGACCAGTACAATAGTGTAGAAGCTGAAACTCAGAAAGGATCACGATTTGCAAGTTATACAGAAGAAGTGTATCAAATGCATAAATATGGTACAGAATCTATTCAGCAAGGACTACTCTCTCCCGATCAGTCGAATATCGGATGGGATGGTTCAACATGGAATCCATGGTCTTTCTATTACAAGGCTATTCGTAATACAAATATATTCCTGGAGAATATTGGAAGAGTACCTGCAGCAGGTGAAGAGAATATTAAATGGAAAAATGAACAAATTGGTCAGGCGTATTTCCTGAGAGGGTTCTTCTATTGTCAGCTTTACAGCTTATTCGGCGAAGTGCCACTTATAAAAAATTCATTTGGACTTAATGATGATTTTACCAAACAGGTTCGGGCTCCTAAAGATGATGTTGCAGAATATATCGTTTCACAATGTGACAGTGCTGCAATATTTTTACCTGTAAAGTATAGCGACGATAGCGACCTGGGAAGAGCTACAAAAGGAGCTGCATTGGCTTTAAAAGCAAGAACACTTTTGTATGCAGCCAGCCCACTTTTCGGCACTCCATCTCAAGCTAAGTGGAAAAGAGCATCTGATGCAAACAAAGCTGTTATTGATCTGAAAGATGAAAGCGGAGCACCTGCTTATTATCTGCAAGATGTATCAACCAGTGAAGAATACGCAAATCTGTTTATTAACAGCCAAAATCCAGAAGTTATTTTTGAAAAACTATACAATATTCAGAATGAAGGAACATCAAACAACTCTTACTTGTTCCAGGCTCCTTGTGGAACCGGCAGCGGTTTCAATGGATGGGGAAACTTTCAGGCTACTCAAGAAATTGTTGACCAGTTTGAAATGGCCAATGGAACTCCTTATGTAAGAGGATCTGAAAAAGAAAATCCTTATGTGAATAGAGATTTGCGTTTCACTGCAACCATATTTACTGATGGATCTACATGGGGATACCGTAATGACGAAAGAGAAGTAGAATGTTTCTTTGGAGCAGAAGACGGAGTTCCAAACGGAAAAGACAGCCGTCGTGGAGATTCTTGGTGGAATGGTACTCAAACGGGGTATTATATCAAAAAATTCCTTGACAGAAATTATGATACTTATGCTACTGATGCTCCAAGCACTCCTTATTTCATGTTCCGTTTAGCTGAATTCTATTTGAATTATGCAGAATGTCAGATTGAATTAGGTAACACACCCGAAGCTGTTGAATATATCAATAAAATAAGAAGACGTGTTCACATGCCGGATATTACAGCTGATAATATTGTAGCAAAGTATAGACATGAAAGACAGATTGAACTAGTATTCGAAGGACAACGTTGGTTCGATATCAGACGCTGGATGATTATTGAAGATGTTTATAGCAAACCTGTTACCGGTATGATTATCTGGAAACATAGTGACGGAAGCAAAACTTATGAACTGAATCCCGAACCAATCGAATACAGAACATTCCATGCTCCAAAAAATTATTGGTTGCCAATTCCTAGATATGAGTTAAGAAGAGCTCCACAACTGGATCCAGCTCCTTATCAATAG
- a CDS encoding glycoside hydrolase family 27 protein — translation MKKLLIITYLFLLAISAKAQMFFGENQSKQDSIFESLAATPPMGWNSWNKFGCDVNESLLKQMADAMTNSGMKDAGYQYIVIDDCWQVGRDKDGNIIADPKAFPNGIKALADYIHNKGLKLGIYSCAGSLTCQGRPGSRGYQFQDARQYAKWGVDYLKYDWCSNEGQNAEAAYRTMSDALKACGRPIVFSICEWGESQPWKWAKGIGHLWRTTADIRDCYHCKFDWGGVGVLDIIDTLAELYPYAGPGHWNDAEMLEIGNGGMTKDEYITHFSMWAMLAAPLMAGNDLRSMDKDTKEILTNKEVIAVDQDSLGQQARRFMDMGDHEIWAKPLAKGEVAVCFLNRTDHEWQLDYNWKKDVMYFATDVNIHKNEYTIRDLWKHKDIGTTAANTKCNIPAHGVLMVRLKL, via the coding sequence ATGAAAAAACTTCTGATAATAACATATCTATTCTTACTGGCAATATCAGCAAAAGCACAAATGTTTTTCGGAGAGAATCAGAGCAAACAGGATTCTATCTTTGAAAGTCTGGCAGCCACACCACCAATGGGCTGGAACAGTTGGAATAAGTTTGGCTGTGATGTGAATGAAAGTCTATTAAAACAAATGGCAGATGCTATGACTAACTCAGGCATGAAAGATGCCGGATATCAATATATCGTAATTGACGATTGCTGGCAGGTTGGTCGTGATAAAGATGGAAACATTATTGCTGATCCTAAAGCTTTTCCAAATGGAATTAAAGCATTGGCGGATTATATTCACAACAAAGGTTTAAAGCTTGGAATATATTCATGTGCTGGTTCTCTGACATGTCAGGGAAGGCCGGGCAGCAGAGGATATCAGTTTCAGGATGCTCGCCAATATGCAAAATGGGGAGTTGATTACCTGAAATATGACTGGTGCTCAAATGAAGGGCAAAATGCAGAAGCTGCATACAGAACAATGAGCGATGCTCTCAAAGCTTGCGGACGACCTATCGTTTTCAGTATTTGTGAATGGGGCGAAAGTCAGCCATGGAAATGGGCAAAAGGTATAGGACACTTGTGGCGTACTACTGCCGACATTCGTGATTGTTATCATTGCAAATTCGATTGGGGTGGTGTTGGTGTTCTTGATATCATTGATACTTTAGCCGAATTATACCCTTATGCAGGACCTGGTCATTGGAATGATGCAGAGATGCTTGAAATTGGTAATGGCGGAATGACAAAAGACGAATACATCACTCACTTTTCAATGTGGGCAATGTTGGCAGCTCCATTAATGGCTGGTAATGACCTTCGTTCTATGGATAAAGATACCAAAGAGATACTTACAAACAAGGAAGTTATTGCTGTAGATCAGGATAGCCTTGGACAACAGGCCAGACGCTTTATGGATATGGGAGATCATGAAATATGGGCAAAGCCTCTGGCTAAAGGCGAAGTTGCCGTATGTTTCCTTAACCGTACTGATCACGAATGGCAACTTGATTATAACTGGAAAAAAGATGTGATGTACTTTGCGACTGATGTGAATATTCACAAAAATGAATATACAATCAGGGATTTATGGAAACATAAAGATATTGGCACAACAGCTGCAAATACAAAATGTAACATACCTGCGCATGGAGTACTAATGGTGCGGTTAAAACTTTAA
- a CDS encoding glycoside hydrolase family 127 protein, translating to MNIRLRSLFFLTAIGITTIVSAKNKTIEPILQVPFTQVHFNDNFWAPRIEINRTVSIPSAFKECEKNGRFDNFALTGKLIKGEHKGDFSFDDTDPYKIIEGASYSLAVKYDKKLDAYLDSVINLIRAAQEPDGYLCTCVTNNCTRLSGWWGTHRWEKINSHELYNCGHLYEAAVAHYQATGKKTLLNIAIKNADLVCATFGPNNGQIHRPSGHPIVEMALCKLYKVTGNKKYLDMAKYFVEETGRGTDGHRLSEYSQDHTPILKQDEIKGHAVRAGYLYSGVADVAYLTKDTAYFNALTRIWDNMASKKLYITGGIGSRAQGEGFGPNYELNNHTAYCETCAAIANVYWNQRMFLATGDAKYIDVLERALYNGVISGVSLSGNKFFYDNPLESMGQHERQAWFGCACCPGNITRFMASVPTYMYATQGNDIFVNLYAQSNGKVKVGKNEVSMKQTTQYPWDGKITISVNPVKGGKFAISLRIPGWAGNQPVPTNLYKFTEKALVNYNVRINGKIVKLSVKDGYVSIDRQWKKGDVIELNLPMSVRRIQAHENVADDKGKLAIERGPIVYCLEGKDQTDKHVFNKYIPENTKMDYTFKKDLLNGVMILKGNAKEVTLSGEEKDVPFTAIPYSTWNNRGTDEMAVWIPSSAKYTHPTPLPTIASKARTIIVKAPIQNDAPDSASTEEWAWGVNDQWEPKSSSDTSKPYHYWWLKRGTPETLAYEFENEETVSNVEVYWLDIDQYDGNFRVPESWKLYYKDGDSWKEVEAKSPYTTKKDCYNSLDFTPVKTKGLKIVAKLQDGESGGVLEWKVK from the coding sequence ATGAATATCAGACTACGTTCCTTGTTTTTTCTAACAGCTATAGGGATTACAACTATAGTTTCTGCAAAAAACAAAACAATAGAGCCTATACTTCAGGTACCTTTTACTCAGGTACACTTTAATGATAATTTCTGGGCACCAAGAATTGAAATAAACCGAACAGTATCCATTCCTTCCGCATTTAAGGAATGTGAGAAAAATGGAAGATTTGATAACTTTGCTCTTACCGGAAAACTAATTAAAGGGGAACATAAAGGAGACTTTTCCTTTGACGATACAGATCCTTATAAAATAATTGAGGGAGCATCTTATTCTCTTGCAGTGAAATATGATAAGAAACTGGATGCTTATCTGGATAGCGTTATCAATCTTATCCGTGCAGCACAAGAACCCGATGGGTATCTTTGTACCTGCGTTACCAACAACTGTACTCGCCTTTCGGGCTGGTGGGGAACTCATCGCTGGGAAAAGATTAATAGTCACGAACTATACAATTGTGGACATTTATATGAAGCTGCTGTAGCACACTATCAGGCAACAGGAAAAAAGACATTATTGAATATCGCAATTAAGAATGCCGATCTGGTATGTGCAACATTTGGTCCAAACAACGGTCAAATTCACCGTCCTTCTGGTCACCCTATCGTAGAAATGGCTCTCTGTAAGTTATACAAGGTTACCGGTAACAAGAAATATCTTGATATGGCTAAATATTTTGTAGAAGAAACAGGTAGAGGAACCGATGGACACAGACTTAGTGAATACAGTCAGGATCATACGCCTATTCTAAAGCAGGATGAAATTAAGGGGCATGCAGTAAGAGCCGGATACTTATATTCAGGAGTAGCTGATGTTGCCTATCTTACCAAAGACACAGCCTACTTCAATGCTCTTACTCGTATCTGGGATAATATGGCAAGTAAGAAATTGTATATAACTGGTGGTATCGGATCACGAGCACAAGGTGAAGGGTTCGGTCCTAATTATGAGCTAAACAATCATACTGCATATTGCGAAACATGTGCTGCAATTGCAAATGTATACTGGAATCAACGAATGTTCCTGGCTACAGGCGATGCAAAATATATAGATGTTCTTGAACGAGCTCTTTATAATGGAGTAATTTCAGGAGTATCATTAAGCGGAAACAAGTTTTTCTACGATAATCCTCTTGAGTCAATGGGGCAGCATGAACGTCAGGCATGGTTTGGCTGTGCATGTTGTCCCGGAAACATCACTCGTTTCATGGCATCTGTACCCACTTACATGTATGCCACTCAAGGTAATGATATTTTCGTAAACCTATATGCGCAGAGCAACGGTAAAGTTAAAGTGGGGAAAAATGAAGTATCAATGAAGCAGACCACTCAATATCCTTGGGACGGCAAAATTACAATTTCTGTAAACCCTGTGAAAGGTGGAAAGTTTGCTATCAGTCTTCGTATACCGGGATGGGCTGGTAACCAACCTGTACCTACCAATCTTTACAAATTTACAGAAAAAGCATTGGTCAACTATAACGTTAGGATAAATGGAAAGATTGTTAAATTATCTGTTAAAGATGGATATGTATCAATTGATCGTCAGTGGAAAAAAGGAGATGTAATTGAACTAAATCTACCAATGTCTGTCCGCCGTATACAAGCTCATGAGAATGTAGCTGACGATAAAGGAAAACTAGCAATAGAAAGAGGGCCCATAGTATATTGTTTAGAAGGCAAAGATCAGACAGATAAACATGTATTCAATAAATATATTCCGGAAAATACAAAGATGGATTATACCTTCAAAAAAGATTTGCTCAACGGTGTAATGATATTGAAAGGCAATGCAAAAGAAGTAACTTTAAGCGGTGAAGAAAAAGATGTTCCATTCACAGCTATTCCATACTCTACATGGAACAATCGTGGAACAGATGAAATGGCTGTATGGATTCCTTCTTCAGCTAAATACACCCATCCTACTCCACTGCCTACTATCGCTTCAAAAGCGCGTACTATAATTGTCAAGGCTCCTATTCAGAACGATGCTCCTGATTCAGCCTCTACTGAAGAATGGGCTTGGGGGGTAAATGATCAATGGGAACCTAAAAGTTCTTCAGATACATCAAAACCATATCATTATTGGTGGCTAAAAAGAGGAACGCCTGAAACACTGGCTTATGAATTTGAAAATGAAGAAACAGTATCTAATGTTGAGGTTTACTGGCTGGACATTGATCAATATGATGGTAACTTCAGAGTGCCAGAAAGCTGGAAACTATATTATAAGGATGGCGATAGCTGGAAGGAAGTAGAAGCTAAAAGTCCTTATACAACTAAAAAGGATTGCTACAACAGTCTCGATTTCACTCCGGTAAAGACAAAAGGTTTGAAAATTGTAGCAAAACTGCAAGACGGAGAATCTGGAGGAGTTCTGGAATGGAAAGTTAAATAG
- a CDS encoding thioesterase family protein, which produces MEKLKFNHTVPIQLRFNDFDALGHVNNSVYFSFYDLGKTSYFKDVIPNMSINKDVGVVIANIQVNFILPVYPNEQVAVQTAVVEIGTKSFKLFQQLIDTETNEVKCICHTVMVCFDAKTRSTYPISEEWRKAMNDFEGRGDLSKNI; this is translated from the coding sequence ATGGAAAAACTAAAATTTAATCATACAGTCCCTATTCAGTTGCGTTTTAATGATTTTGATGCATTGGGACATGTGAATAACTCAGTCTATTTTTCGTTTTATGATTTAGGTAAGACATCCTATTTTAAAGATGTTATCCCAAATATGAGCATCAATAAAGATGTTGGAGTAGTAATTGCAAATATTCAGGTGAATTTTATATTGCCTGTTTATCCTAATGAACAAGTAGCTGTACAAACAGCCGTGGTAGAGATTGGAACTAAGAGTTTTAAACTTTTTCAGCAGCTGATTGATACAGAAACAAACGAAGTGAAATGCATTTGCCATACAGTCATGGTATGTTTTGATGCAAAAACAAGATCTACTTATCCTATTTCTGAAGAATGGAGAAAAGCCATGAATGATTTTGAGGGCAGAGGAGATCTTAGTAAGAATATTTAA